A genome region from Streptomyces pratensis includes the following:
- a CDS encoding ABC transporter permease: MGRYVARRLLQMIPVFLGSTLLVFSMMYVLPGDPVRALAGEQTVDPQQIAAMKKELGLDLPLWHQYWNYLAGLFQGDFGTEIASGRPVAETIADSFPITIRLALFAFVFTVLVGISMGVFAGLKADTLRDRGLLILTLLLISVPSFVLGFLAQYFFAHQLGWVDPNVSMEANWNELILPAVVLGSLSLAYVARLTRTSVAENLRSDYMRTAVAKGLPRRRIVGVHLMRNSMIPVVTFLGTDLGALLGGAVVTEGIFNVQGVGRAVFGALQHREGATVVGIVTLIIIVYLVTSLLVDLLYAVLDPRIRYA; encoded by the coding sequence ATGGGGCGTTACGTCGCGCGGCGACTGCTCCAGATGATCCCGGTCTTCCTCGGATCAACCTTGCTGGTCTTCTCCATGATGTATGTGCTGCCCGGCGACCCCGTGCGCGCACTCGCCGGTGAACAGACCGTCGACCCGCAGCAGATCGCGGCTATGAAGAAGGAGCTCGGGCTCGACCTGCCGCTCTGGCATCAGTACTGGAACTACCTGGCCGGCTTGTTCCAGGGAGACTTCGGTACCGAGATCGCCAGCGGCCGGCCGGTGGCCGAGACCATCGCCGACTCGTTCCCGATCACGATCCGGCTGGCCCTGTTTGCCTTCGTCTTCACGGTTCTCGTCGGTATCTCCATGGGCGTCTTCGCCGGCCTGAAGGCCGACACCCTCCGCGACCGTGGACTGCTCATCCTGACGCTCCTGCTCATCTCGGTGCCGTCGTTCGTGCTCGGCTTCCTCGCCCAGTACTTCTTCGCCCACCAGCTCGGCTGGGTCGATCCCAACGTGAGCATGGAAGCGAACTGGAACGAACTGATCCTGCCCGCGGTCGTCCTCGGTTCGCTGTCACTCGCCTACGTCGCCCGGCTGACCCGCACCTCGGTCGCGGAGAACCTGCGTTCCGACTACATGCGCACCGCCGTGGCCAAGGGACTGCCGCGACGCCGCATCGTCGGTGTCCACCTCATGCGCAACTCGATGATCCCCGTGGTCACCTTCCTCGGAACCGACCTGGGAGCCCTGCTCGGCGGCGCGGTCGTCACCGAGGGCATCTTCAACGTCCAGGGCGTCGGCCGGGCCGTGTTCGGTGCGCTGCAGCACCGCGAGGGCGCCACGGTCGTCGGCATCGTGACGCTGATCATCATCGTCTATCTCGTCACCAGTCTGCTCGTCGACCTGCTTTACGCGGTCCTGGACCCGAGGATCCGTTATGCCTGA
- a CDS encoding peptide ABC transporter substrate-binding protein, translating to MRGAKSAKWVAGAAIIALAATACGGGDSDSDSASKEKGKPEGYVSIDVGEPQKPLIPADTNETLGSYVIQSLFTQLLDFDADGNIVYTNAESVETTDSKTWTVKLKPGWKFHDGTPVTSESYIKAWNWYANVKNAQQNAFWFEDIKGYADVHPEKGDPKGTEMSGLKAVDDTTFTIELSQAVPYFEYKLGYATFAPLPEVFYKDTKAFGQAPVGNGPYVFEKWDHKKLIQVKANPDYQGPNKAKNKGVLFKNYATVEAAYQDLLSGNLDMIRQVGPKDLPKYKSDLGDRVIDEPYAAIQSLVPTFYSKTFKDIDPKVLQGLSMGIDRDTITKTVLNNTRKPATSFTPPGVAGNQQLDTDVFKFDPAKAKQLVTEGGGVPENKIWIQYNADGGHKEWVTAVCESIRNSTGVDCVPDAKPDFQTDLEARDNDQVKSMYRGGWVADYPLNVNFMRELYGTTAEANNGRFSDKEVDAAFKKGDNAKTLDESIKAYQEAEKLVLTKMPAIPLWEYKTNGGYSKAVDNVTIDFHGDYNITEVTVAK from the coding sequence ATGCGTGGTGCCAAGAGCGCCAAGTGGGTCGCGGGAGCGGCAATCATCGCCCTGGCCGCGACTGCCTGTGGCGGCGGAGACAGTGACAGCGACTCGGCTTCGAAGGAGAAGGGCAAGCCCGAGGGCTATGTGTCCATCGACGTCGGTGAGCCGCAGAAGCCGCTGATCCCTGCGGACACCAACGAGACGCTCGGCAGCTACGTCATCCAGTCGCTCTTCACCCAGCTGCTCGACTTCGACGCGGACGGCAACATCGTCTACACGAACGCCGAGTCCGTGGAGACGACCGACTCCAAGACGTGGACCGTCAAGCTCAAGCCCGGCTGGAAGTTCCACGACGGCACTCCCGTCACGTCCGAGTCGTACATCAAGGCGTGGAACTGGTACGCCAACGTCAAGAACGCCCAGCAGAACGCGTTCTGGTTCGAGGACATCAAGGGCTACGCGGACGTCCACCCCGAGAAGGGTGACCCGAAGGGCACGGAGATGTCCGGCCTGAAGGCCGTCGACGACACCACCTTCACCATCGAGCTCAGCCAGGCCGTCCCGTACTTCGAGTACAAGCTCGGCTACGCGACCTTCGCGCCGCTGCCCGAGGTGTTCTACAAGGACACCAAGGCGTTCGGTCAGGCCCCGGTCGGCAACGGTCCCTACGTCTTCGAGAAGTGGGACCACAAGAAGCTCATCCAGGTCAAGGCCAACCCGGACTACCAGGGTCCGAACAAGGCCAAGAACAAGGGTGTCCTGTTCAAGAACTACGCGACCGTCGAGGCCGCGTACCAGGACCTCCTCTCCGGCAACCTGGACATGATCCGCCAGGTCGGCCCGAAGGACCTCCCGAAGTACAAGTCGGACCTCGGCGACCGCGTGATCGACGAGCCGTACGCGGCGATCCAGTCGCTCGTCCCGACCTTCTACTCGAAGACCTTCAAGGACATCGACCCGAAGGTCCTCCAGGGCCTGTCGATGGGCATCGACCGCGACACGATCACCAAGACCGTGCTCAACAACACCCGTAAGCCCGCCACGAGCTTCACGCCTCCGGGTGTCGCCGGCAACCAGCAGCTGGACACCGACGTCTTCAAGTTCGACCCGGCCAAGGCGAAGCAGCTCGTCACCGAGGGCGGCGGCGTTCCGGAGAACAAGATCTGGATCCAGTACAACGCCGACGGTGGCCACAAGGAGTGGGTGACCGCGGTCTGCGAGTCCATCCGCAACTCCACCGGGGTCGACTGCGTCCCGGACGCCAAGCCGGACTTCCAGACCGACCTGGAGGCGCGTGACAACGACCAGGTCAAGTCGATGTACCGCGGTGGCTGGGTGGCCGACTACCCGCTGAACGTCAACTTCATGCGGGAGCTCTACGGCACCACCGCCGAGGCCAACAACGGCCGGTTCTCCGACAAGGAGGTCGACGCGGCCTTCAAGAAGGGCGACAACGCCAAGACCCTGGACGAGTCGATCAAGGCTTACCAGGAGGCCGAGAAGCTCGTCCTGACGAAGATGCCGGCGATCCCGCTCTGGGAGTACAAGACCAACGGTGGCTACTCCAAGGCTGTCGACAACGTGACGATCGACTTCCACGGTGACTACAACATCACCGAAGTCACCGTCGCCAAGTAA
- a CDS encoding ABC transporter permease produces MPEALKETAAEKPAEPAAAPAPAAAVGKPRSLWSDAWHDLRRSPLFVVSAFLIVFLLVMAFFPGLFTGADPRYADLANHYLQKPKWGNFFQEDWFGYDIQGRSIYARVVYGARASITVAVVVTALVTILGTVVGMLAGYFGGWVDAILSRITDIFFGVPLILGAMVILTSFEERKIWVVVLALAFLGWTQIARVARGSVLTIKQADYVMAAKALGASTTRILLRHILPNAIAPVIVVATIALGGYISAEATLSFLGIGLAEPTVSWGVDISSGQEQLRNAAFVLIIPSVMVSITVLAFIMLGDAVRNALDPKLR; encoded by the coding sequence ATGCCTGAGGCGCTCAAGGAAACCGCCGCCGAGAAGCCCGCGGAGCCGGCGGCCGCACCCGCACCCGCCGCAGCCGTCGGCAAGCCCCGCAGCCTGTGGTCGGACGCGTGGCACGACCTGCGGCGCAGCCCGCTGTTCGTCGTCTCGGCCTTCCTCATCGTCTTCCTCCTGGTGATGGCGTTCTTCCCCGGCCTGTTCACCGGTGCCGACCCCCGCTACGCAGACCTGGCCAACCACTACCTCCAGAAGCCCAAGTGGGGGAACTTCTTCCAGGAGGACTGGTTCGGCTACGACATCCAGGGGCGTTCGATCTACGCGCGTGTCGTCTACGGCGCCCGGGCCTCGATCACCGTCGCCGTCGTCGTCACCGCCCTCGTCACGATCCTGGGCACCGTCGTCGGCATGCTCGCCGGCTACTTCGGCGGCTGGGTCGACGCGATCCTGTCCCGGATCACCGACATCTTCTTCGGCGTGCCCCTCATCCTCGGCGCGATGGTCATCCTGACCTCGTTCGAGGAGCGCAAGATCTGGGTCGTCGTCCTGGCACTGGCCTTCCTCGGCTGGACCCAGATCGCCCGTGTCGCACGCGGCTCCGTCCTGACCATCAAGCAGGCGGACTACGTGATGGCGGCCAAGGCGCTCGGTGCCTCGACCACCCGCATCCTGCTCCGGCACATCCTGCCCAACGCGATCGCCCCGGTGATCGTCGTCGCGACCATCGCGCTCGGCGGCTACATCTCGGCCGAGGCCACCCTGTCCTTCCTGGGCATCGGCCTCGCCGAACCGACCGTGTCGTGGGGTGTCGACATCTCCTCCGGCCAGGAGCAGCTGCGCAACGCCGCGTTCGTGCTGATCATCCCGTCGGTCATGGTGTCCATCACCGTTCTGGCGTTCATCATGCTCGGCGATGCGGTACGCAACGCCCTCGACCCCAAGCTGCGCTGA
- a CDS encoding ABC transporter family substrate-binding protein, translating to MAHVGVPRGTARKRRSVALLATGVLTIPVLAGCTSDSDGPTSVAVPQDIAPASRDQVTEGSTLTWAIDAVPATLNAFQADADTSTARITGALLPTLFPMDARGEPRLNPDYLESAKVIEQEPKQVVLYKLNQQAVWSDGREIGAPDFVAQWRALSGKDSAFWTARNAGYERIEKIERGKDDLQVRVTFSKPYADWRSLFSPLYPKEITGSPGTFNDGARVTLKNTAGPFRLRSVSKGEGTVVLDRNPRWWGDEAKLESLVFRAVEHGKRTDALTEGTVDVADIDAATANSIALAARYRGGSGAPPAHGPGADTTPASALRSWALAHGSDEEAAETAQAAREKSREAVAAYAAEQKSLRGFAVRKSLEPAYTQLALNGESGPLSDDRVRRAVARTLDRQALADTVLKPLGLPAKPPGSHLALAGQPAYKDGSGALGEQDTKEAQALLADAGWTPGGAVRRTEDTEAGSEAEKKAGSEAEDKAGTEEKAGKADEEKTGKAAEDKEDKGDKEGKASRDEGTYVVGDEKPGDGPAGEAEVTAQDKQPGGAAGAYAPAGTAAPAPASVKDRLGKGGKPLSLRFVLPSGPGSQSLRTVGEKIVEMLDAVGISTQVTEVDDDSYFKDHIASGDYDLALYSWPATAYPATDGRPIFAKPEPATDGSLLVEQNYTRVGSDHIDQLFDRAVAELDANASRDLLKQADARIWAAAGSIPLYQRPQLVAVDKKLANIGAFGFAAPRYEDIGFTGREAAGSPANRKK from the coding sequence ATGGCCCACGTCGGCGTCCCACGCGGGACGGCCCGAAAGCGCCGCTCGGTCGCGCTCCTGGCGACAGGTGTGCTCACGATCCCGGTGCTGGCGGGCTGCACCTCGGACAGCGACGGCCCCACTTCGGTGGCCGTCCCACAGGACATCGCCCCGGCCTCCCGGGACCAGGTGACCGAGGGCTCCACCCTCACGTGGGCGATCGACGCGGTCCCCGCGACCCTCAACGCCTTCCAGGCCGATGCCGACACCTCGACCGCACGGATCACCGGGGCCCTGCTGCCCACCCTCTTCCCCATGGACGCGCGGGGGGAGCCGAGGCTGAACCCCGACTACCTGGAGTCGGCGAAGGTCATCGAGCAGGAGCCCAAGCAGGTGGTGCTCTACAAGCTCAACCAGCAGGCCGTGTGGAGCGACGGGAGGGAGATCGGCGCTCCCGACTTCGTCGCCCAGTGGCGCGCCCTGAGCGGCAAGGACTCGGCCTTCTGGACCGCGCGCAACGCGGGATACGAGCGGATCGAGAAGATCGAACGCGGCAAGGACGACCTCCAGGTCCGCGTCACCTTCTCCAAGCCGTACGCCGACTGGCGCTCGCTCTTCTCGCCGCTGTACCCGAAGGAGATCACCGGTTCCCCCGGCACCTTCAACGACGGTGCCAGGGTCACCCTCAAGAACACCGCCGGACCGTTCCGGCTGCGCAGCGTGAGCAAGGGGGAGGGGACGGTCGTGCTCGACCGGAACCCGCGCTGGTGGGGCGACGAGGCCAAGCTCGAATCCCTCGTCTTCCGCGCCGTCGAGCACGGGAAACGCACCGACGCGCTGACCGAGGGGACGGTGGACGTCGCCGACATCGACGCGGCGACGGCGAACAGCATCGCCCTCGCGGCCCGCTACCGGGGAGGGAGCGGCGCGCCGCCCGCCCACGGGCCGGGAGCCGACACCACCCCTGCCTCAGCCCTGCGGTCCTGGGCGCTGGCCCACGGTTCCGACGAGGAGGCGGCCGAGACGGCGCAGGCCGCCCGCGAGAAGAGCCGGGAAGCCGTCGCCGCGTACGCCGCCGAGCAGAAATCGCTGCGCGGTTTCGCCGTACGCAAGTCCCTGGAGCCCGCCTACACGCAGCTCGCGCTGAACGGCGAGTCCGGGCCCCTCTCCGACGACCGGGTACGCCGCGCGGTCGCCCGCACGCTGGACCGGCAGGCGCTCGCCGACACCGTACTGAAGCCGCTCGGCCTGCCCGCGAAGCCGCCCGGCAGTCACCTCGCCCTGGCGGGGCAGCCGGCGTACAAGGACGGCAGCGGCGCGCTCGGTGAGCAGGACACCAAGGAGGCGCAGGCGCTGCTGGCCGACGCGGGATGGACCCCGGGCGGTGCCGTCCGCAGGACCGAGGACACCGAGGCGGGCAGCGAGGCCGAGAAGAAGGCGGGCAGCGAGGCCGAGGACAAGGCGGGCACGGAGGAGAAGGCCGGGAAGGCGGACGAGGAGAAGACGGGGAAGGCGGCTGAAGACAAGGAGGACAAGGGGGACAAGGAGGGCAAGGCCTCCCGCGACGAGGGGACGTACGTCGTCGGCGACGAGAAGCCGGGTGACGGTCCGGCCGGTGAGGCCGAGGTCACCGCTCAGGACAAGCAGCCCGGCGGCGCCGCGGGTGCCTACGCCCCCGCGGGGACCGCGGCGCCGGCCCCCGCCTCGGTCAAGGACCGCCTCGGCAAGGGCGGCAAGCCGCTGAGCCTCCGCTTCGTCCTGCCCTCGGGCCCCGGATCGCAGTCGCTGCGCACCGTCGGGGAGAAGATCGTCGAGATGCTGGACGCAGTCGGTATCAGCACGCAGGTCACCGAGGTCGACGACGACAGCTACTTCAAGGACCACATCGCCTCCGGCGACTACGACCTGGCGCTGTACTCCTGGCCCGCCACCGCCTACCCGGCGACCGACGGCCGCCCCATCTTCGCCAAGCCGGAGCCCGCCACCGACGGTTCGCTGCTCGTCGAGCAGAACTACACCCGGGTCGGTTCGGACCACATCGACCAGCTCTTCGACCGCGCGGTCGCCGAGCTCGACGCCAACGCGTCGAGGGACCTGCTGAAGCAGGCCGACGCCCGGATCTGGGCCGCCGCAGGATCGATTCCGCTGTATCAGAGGCCTCAGCTGGTCGCCGTCGACAAGAAGCTGGCGAACATCGGCGCCTTCGGCTTCGCCGCACCCCGCTACGAGGACATCGGATTCACCGGGCGAGAAGCGGCAGGTTCCCCCGCGAATCGTAAGAAGTAG
- a CDS encoding ABC transporter ATP-binding protein: MAELDKESVDATPNVTEVATVNAATESEAVAALEAPVSQGEPILQVRNLVKHFPLTQGILFKKQVGAVKAVDGISFDLYQGETLGIVGESGCGKSTVAKLLMTLERATAGEVFYKGQDITKLSGRALKAVRRNIQMVFQDPYTSLNPRMTVGDIIGETFEIHPEAAPKGERRRKVQDLLDVVGLNPEYINRYPHQFSGGQRQRIGIARGLALNPEIIICDEPVSALDVSVQAQVINLMEKLQDEFDLSYLFIAHDLSIVRHISDRVGVMYLGKMAEIGTDTQIYDHPTHPYTQALLSAVPVPDPDARAGRERIILSGDVPSPANPPSGCRFRTRCWKAQDKCATEVPLLAIPERFKASDTPAAHESACHFAEEKDVVHAA, encoded by the coding sequence ATGGCTGAGCTCGACAAGGAGTCCGTGGACGCCACCCCGAACGTCACCGAAGTGGCGACGGTCAACGCGGCCACCGAGTCGGAGGCCGTGGCCGCCCTGGAGGCGCCGGTCTCGCAGGGCGAGCCGATCCTCCAGGTCCGCAACCTGGTCAAGCACTTCCCGCTGACCCAGGGCATCCTGTTCAAGAAGCAGGTCGGCGCGGTCAAGGCCGTCGACGGCATCTCGTTCGACCTCTATCAGGGCGAGACGCTCGGCATCGTGGGCGAGTCCGGCTGTGGCAAGTCCACGGTCGCCAAGCTCCTGATGACCCTGGAGCGGGCCACCGCCGGTGAGGTCTTCTACAAGGGCCAGGACATCACCAAGCTGTCCGGCCGTGCGCTGAAGGCCGTGCGCCGCAACATCCAGATGGTGTTCCAGGACCCGTACACCTCGCTGAACCCGCGCATGACGGTCGGCGACATCATCGGGGAGACCTTCGAGATCCACCCCGAGGCGGCCCCGAAGGGCGAGCGCCGCCGCAAGGTGCAGGACCTGCTCGACGTCGTCGGTCTGAACCCGGAGTACATCAACCGGTACCCGCACCAGTTCTCGGGCGGTCAGCGCCAGCGCATCGGGATCGCCCGCGGCCTCGCGCTCAACCCCGAGATCATCATCTGCGACGAGCCGGTCTCCGCGCTCGACGTGTCCGTCCAGGCCCAGGTCATCAACCTGATGGAGAAGCTCCAGGACGAGTTCGACCTCTCCTACCTCTTCATCGCGCACGACCTGTCGATCGTCCGGCACATCTCGGACCGGGTCGGAGTCATGTACCTCGGCAAGATGGCCGAGATCGGCACGGACACGCAGATCTACGACCACCCGACGCACCCCTACACCCAGGCGCTGCTGTCGGCGGTCCCGGTCCCGGACCCGGACGCCCGTGCGGGCCGCGAGCGGATCATCCTCTCCGGTGACGTCCCGTCGCCGGCGAACCCGCCGTCGGGCTGCCGCTTCCGTACGCGGTGCTGGAAGGCGCAGGACAAGTGCGCCACCGAGGTGCCGCTGCTGGCGATCCCCGAGCGCTTCAAGGCCTCGGACACGCCCGCCGCGCACGAGTCGGCGTGCCACTTCGCCGAGGAGAAGGACGTCGTGCACGCGGCGTAG
- the typA gene encoding translational GTPase TypA, producing the protein MPTRHDIRNVAIVAHVDHGKTTLVDAMLKQAGAFAAHAAENLDERMMDSNDLEREKGITILAKNTAVKYHPKDGGDPITINIIDTPGHADFGGEVERGLSMVDAVVLLVDASEGPLPQTRFVLRKALTAKLPVILCINKTDRPDSRIAEVIDETYDLFLDLDADEDQIEFPIVYACARDGVASLTKPEDGTVPADSDSLEPFFSTILSTVPAPEYDEAAPLQAHVTNLDADNFLGRIALCRVEQGELRKGQTVAWIKRDGTMANVRITELLMTEALTRKPAEKAGPGDICAIAGIPDIMIGETLADPENPIALPLITVDEPAISMTIGANTSPLVGKGGKGHKVTARQIKDRLDRELIGNVSLRVLDTERPDAWEVQGRGELALAILVEQMRREGFELTVGKPEVVTKQVDGKTHEPIERMTIDSPEEHLGAITQLMATRKGRMETMTNHGSGWVRMEWIVPSRGLIGFRTEFLTQTRGTGIAHSLFEGHEPWFGDLRTRHNGSLVADRAGTVTPFAMVNLQERGVIFTEAGTEVYEGMIIGENSRADDMDVNITKEKKLTNMRAASADTTENVVPARKLSLEQSLEFCRDDECIEVTPETVRIRKVVLDQKQRGRTASRAKNG; encoded by the coding sequence ATGCCCACGCGCCACGACATCCGTAACGTAGCCATTGTCGCCCACGTCGACCACGGCAAGACCACGCTGGTCGACGCCATGCTCAAGCAGGCGGGCGCCTTCGCCGCCCACGCCGCCGAGAACCTCGACGAACGCATGATGGACTCGAACGACCTGGAGCGTGAGAAGGGCATCACGATCCTCGCCAAGAACACGGCGGTGAAGTATCACCCCAAGGACGGCGGGGACCCGATCACGATCAACATCATCGACACCCCCGGCCACGCCGACTTCGGCGGCGAGGTCGAGCGCGGTCTGTCGATGGTGGACGCGGTCGTTCTTCTGGTCGACGCCTCCGAGGGCCCGCTCCCGCAGACCCGCTTCGTCCTGCGCAAGGCCCTGACCGCCAAGCTGCCGGTCATCCTCTGCATCAACAAGACGGACCGCCCGGACTCCCGGATCGCCGAGGTCATCGACGAGACCTACGACCTCTTCCTGGACCTGGACGCCGACGAGGACCAGATCGAGTTCCCGATCGTCTACGCCTGCGCCCGTGACGGCGTCGCGTCGCTGACCAAGCCCGAGGACGGCACCGTCCCGGCGGACAGCGACAGCCTGGAGCCGTTCTTCTCCACCATCCTCTCCACGGTCCCGGCCCCGGAGTACGACGAGGCCGCCCCGCTGCAGGCCCACGTCACCAACCTGGACGCCGACAACTTCCTCGGCCGTATCGCGCTGTGCCGCGTCGAGCAGGGCGAGCTGCGCAAGGGCCAGACGGTCGCGTGGATCAAGCGCGACGGCACGATGGCCAACGTGCGCATCACCGAGCTCCTGATGACGGAGGCGCTCACCCGCAAGCCGGCCGAGAAGGCGGGCCCGGGTGACATCTGCGCGATCGCCGGTATCCCGGACATCATGATCGGCGAGACCCTTGCCGACCCCGAGAACCCGATCGCGCTGCCGCTGATCACGGTCGACGAGCCGGCCATCTCGATGACCATCGGTGCGAACACCTCGCCGCTCGTCGGCAAGGGCGGCAAGGGCCACAAGGTCACCGCGCGCCAGATCAAGGACCGCCTCGACCGCGAGCTCATCGGTAACGTCTCGCTCCGCGTCCTGGACACCGAGCGCCCGGACGCCTGGGAGGTCCAGGGCCGTGGTGAGCTCGCGCTGGCCATCCTGGTCGAGCAGATGCGGCGTGAGGGCTTCGAGCTGACCGTCGGCAAGCCCGAGGTCGTCACCAAGCAGGTCGACGGCAAGACGCACGAGCCGATCGAGCGCATGACGATCGACTCGCCGGAGGAGCACCTCGGCGCCATCACGCAGCTGATGGCGACCCGCAAGGGCCGCATGGAGACGATGACGAACCACGGTTCGGGCTGGGTCCGCATGGAGTGGATCGTCCCGTCCCGCGGCCTCATCGGCTTCCGTACGGAGTTCCTGACCCAGACCCGCGGCACGGGTATCGCGCACTCGCTCTTCGAGGGCCACGAGCCGTGGTTCGGCGACCTGCGCACCCGTCACAACGGCTCCCTGGTCGCGGACCGCGCGGGCACGGTGACACCGTTCGCGATGGTCAACCTCCAGGAGCGCGGTGTCATCTTCACCGAGGCCGGCACCGAGGTCTACGAGGGCATGATCATCGGCGAGAACTCCCGCGCCGACGACATGGACGTGAACATCACCAAGGAGAAGAAGCTCACCAACATGCGTGCGGCGTCCGCGGACACCACGGAGAACGTGGTTCCCGCCCGCAAGCTGTCGCTGGAGCAGTCCCTGGAGTTCTGCCGCGACGACGAGTGCATCGAGGTGACCCCGGAGACCGTGCGCATCCGCAAGGTCGTCCTGGACCAGAAGCAGCGCGGCCGCACGGCCTCGCGCGCGAAGAACGGCTGA
- a CDS encoding ABC transporter ATP-binding protein yields the protein MTIIDKTADVPAPRGSHDESGPLLEVRDLHVEFHTRDGIAKAVNGVNYSVSAGETLAVLGESGSGKSVTAQAVMGILDMPPGRIPKGEIFFRGQDMLKMSNEERRQIRGQKIAMIFQDALSSLNPVLSVGYQLGEMFRVHQGLSKKDAKAKAIALMDRVRIPAAKERVNDYPHMFSGGMRQRIMIAMALALEPDLIIADEPTTALDVTVQAQVMDLLAELQRDFNMGLILITHDLGVVADVADKIAVMYAGRIVETAPVHEIYKRPAHPYTKGLLESIPRLDQKGQELYAIKGLPPNLLHVPSGCAFNPRCTMAQDICRTEVPALRPVTEQDGTELVGRGSACHFWKETIHG from the coding sequence ATGACCATCATCGACAAGACGGCGGATGTCCCCGCTCCGCGCGGGTCGCACGACGAGAGCGGCCCGCTGCTCGAAGTCCGCGATCTGCACGTGGAGTTCCACACCCGCGACGGCATCGCTAAGGCCGTCAACGGAGTCAACTACAGCGTCAGCGCGGGCGAGACCCTCGCCGTGCTCGGCGAGTCCGGCTCCGGCAAGTCCGTGACCGCCCAGGCGGTCATGGGTATCCTGGACATGCCCCCGGGCCGCATCCCCAAGGGTGAGATCTTCTTCCGGGGCCAGGACATGCTCAAGATGTCCAACGAGGAGCGCCGGCAGATCCGCGGCCAGAAGATCGCCATGATCTTCCAGGACGCGCTCTCCTCGCTGAACCCGGTCCTCTCCGTGGGCTACCAGCTCGGCGAGATGTTCCGCGTGCACCAGGGCCTCTCCAAGAAGGACGCCAAGGCCAAGGCCATCGCGCTGATGGACCGCGTGCGCATCCCGGCGGCCAAGGAGCGGGTCAACGACTACCCGCACATGTTCTCCGGCGGTATGCGCCAGCGCATCATGATCGCGATGGCGCTGGCCCTGGAGCCCGACCTGATCATCGCGGACGAGCCCACCACGGCGCTCGACGTGACGGTCCAGGCGCAGGTCATGGACCTGCTCGCGGAGCTCCAGCGCGACTTCAACATGGGCCTGATCCTCATCACGCACGACCTGGGTGTCGTCGCCGACGTCGCCGACAAGATCGCCGTGATGTACGCGGGCCGGATCGTCGAGACCGCGCCGGTCCACGAGATCTACAAGCGCCCGGCGCACCCGTACACCAAGGGCCTGCTGGAGTCGATCCCGCGCCTGGACCAGAAGGGACAGGAGCTCTACGCGATCAAGGGCCTGCCGCCCAACCTGCTGCACGTGCCGTCCGGCTGCGCCTTCAACCCGCGCTGCACGATGGCGCAGGACATCTGCCGTACCGAGGTCCCGGCACTGCGCCCGGTGACCGAGCAGGACGGTACCGAGCTGGTCGGCCGCGGCAGCGCCTGCCACTTCTGGAAGGAGACGATCCATGGCTGA